The following coding sequences lie in one Manis pentadactyla isolate mManPen7 chromosome Y, mManPen7.hap1, whole genome shotgun sequence genomic window:
- the LOC118935926 gene encoding P2Y purinoceptor 8 — translation MDMNLTQPDNATILMLRDPAIAVALPVVYSLVALVSIPGNLFSLWVLCRHIGPKSPSVIFMINLSVTDLMSASVLPFQIYYHCIGNHWVFGELLCNAVTVAFYANMYSSILTMTCISVERFLGVVYPLASAPWRRRRYAVAACAGMWLVLLAALSPLARTDLTYTVEALGIVTCFDVLKSTMLPSVATWAVFLFTLFTLLFLIPFVVTVACYTATILKLLRTSDPHGQGQRRRAVGLAAVVLLAFVTCFAPNNFVLLVHMISRLFYGKSYYHVYKLTLCLSCINSCLDPFVYYFASREFQLRLRDYLGYGPLPVGSPDTRRDSLFSARTLSARSMSSCHADELEAGRSCLKRQESVF, via the coding sequence ATGGACATGAACCTGACGCAGCCGGACAACGCCACCATCCTGATGCTACGGGACCCGGCCATCGCCGTGGCGCTTCCCGTGGTGTACTCGCTGGTGGCCCTCGTCAGCATCCCCGGCAACCTCTTCTCGCTGTGGGTCCTGTGCCGGCACATCGGGCCCAAGTCGCCGTCGGTCATCTTCATGATCAACTTGAGCGTGACGGACCTGATGTCGGCCAGCGTGCTGCCCTTCCAGATCTACTACCACTGCATCGGCAACCACTGGGTGTTCGGCGAGCTGCTGTGCAACGCCGTCACCGTGGCCTTCTACGCCAACATGTACTCCTCCATCCTCACCATGACCTGCATCAGCGTCGAGCGCTTCCTGGGCGTCGTGTACCCGCTGGCCTCCGCGCCCTGGCGCCGGCGCCGCTACGCGGTGGCCGCCTGCGCCGGCATGTGGCTCGTGCTGCTGGCAGCCCTGTCGCCGCTGGCCCGCACGGACCTCACCTACACCGTGGAGGCGCTGGGCATCGTCACCTGCTTCGACGTGCTCAAGTCCACCATGCTGCCCAGCGTGGCCACCTGGGCCGTCTTCCTCTTCACCCTGTTCACGCTCCTCTTCCTCATCCCGTTCGTGGTCACGGTGGCCTGCTACACGGCCACCATCCTCAAGTTGCTGCGGACGTCCGACCCGCACGGCCAGGGACAGAGGCGGCGCGCCGTGGGCCTGGCCGCCGTGGTGCTCCTGGCCTTCGTCACCTGCTTCGCGCCGAACAACTTCGTGCTCCTGGTGCACATGATCAGCCGCCTCTTCTACGGCAAGAGCTATTATCATGTGTACAAACTCACCCTGTGCCTCAGCTGCATCAACAGCTGCCTGGACCCCTTCGTGTACTATTTTGCATCCCGCGAGTTTCAGCTGCGGCTCCGGGACTACCTGGGCTACGGGCCGCTGCCAGTGGGCAGCCCGGACACACGCAGGGACAGCCTGTTCTCTGCCCGCACGCTGTCCGCGCGCTCCATGTCCAGCTGCCACGCCGATGAGCTCGAGGCTGGTCGGTCCTGCCTCAAGAGACAGGAGAGCGTGTTCTGA